CGTCAGCGTGCGCGATCGTGGCGGGCGCAACCGCCCGCGTCGTGGCGCCTTGCGCACCGCTGACATGGAGACCCGTCACGGTTTCGAAAAGCCGGTTGCGCCGGTGGTGCGTGACGTCATTGTGCCGGAGACGATTACGGTCGCGAACCTCGCCGACCGCATGTCGATCAAGGCCGCGCAGGTGATCCGCACCCTGATGGGCATGGGCGTGATGGCCACGATCAACCAGGTTCTCGACCACGACACCGCGTTGCTGATCGTCGAGGAGATGGGGCACAAGGCCGTGTCACAGTCCGACGAGAGCATCGAGCAGGAGATCACCGCCAAGCTGGTTGGTGAACTCGGCGCCGAAGAGGCACGGCCGCCCGTGGTGACGGTGATGGGCCACGTCGATCACGGCAAGACGTCCTTGCTCGATTACATCCGCAAGACCAAAGTCACCACCGGTGAAGCGGGTGGCATCACGCAGCATATCGGGGCATACCACGTCACCACCGATCAGGGTGTGATCACCTTTCTCGACACCCCGGGCCACGCGGCGTTCACGTCGATGCGCGCGCGCGGTGCGCAGGCCACCGACATCGTGATTCTGGTGGTGGCTGCCGACGACGGCGTGATGCCCCAGACGATCGAGGCCATCCAACACGCTCGGGCTGCGGACGTGCCGCTGATCGTTGCGGTGAACAAGATGGACAAGCCCGAGGCGGATCCCGATCGGGTGCGTAACGAGCTCTCCCAGCACGAGGTGATCTCCGAGGAGTGGGGGGGCGATACCATCTTCAAGGGCGTTTCGGCCCTCACCGGTGACGGCATCGACGAATTGCTCGAAGCCGTGTCATTGCAGGCAGAACTGCTCGAGCTCAAGGCCCCGGCACTCGGTCGGGCACAGGGCACGGTGATCGAGGCGACGCTGGACCGAGGGCGTGGCCCGGTGGCCACTGTGCTGGTTCAGGCTGGCTTGCTCTCACGCGGGGACATTGTGGTCTGCGGCACGGCGTACGGCCGTGTACGTGCGCTGTTCAACGAAGCCGGCGAGCAGGTCGAATCCGCTGGACCCTCCATCCCTGTGCAGATCCTCGGACTCTCGGGCACGCCCGGTGCGGGCGATCCGATGCAGGCCGCGGCAGACGACCGTGACGCGCGCGAGTTGGTCGATTTGCGGCGCGAGCGCGAACGCAACCTGCGGCTTGCCGAACGCAAACCGGCCTCCATGGAAGACATTTTCTCCATGGTGAAGAGCGGCGAGACGCCGACGCTCAACGTGCTGATCAAAACGGACGTGCAGGGCAGCTTCGAAGCCTTGCGGGATGCGCTCGAGAAGCTCTCCACCGAGGAAGTGAACATCCGCGTCGTCGGCGGTGGCGTCGGCGGCATCAACGGCACCGACGCCTCTCTGGCCGCGGCCTCCAAGGCGCTGCTGATCGGCTTCAACGTGCGTGCGGACGCGTCGGCTCGGGATGTCATCCAGGAGCAGGGTATCGAGCTGAACTACTACAGCGTGATCTACGAAGCCATCGACATGGTACGTCAGGTCGGCAGTGGCCTGCTCAAGCCTGACGTGCAGGAGCAGATCATCGGCCTTGCCGAAGTCAAGGATGTGTTCCGCTCACCCAAGTTTGGTCAGGCGGCTGGCTGCATCGTCGTCGACGGTGTGGTGCGGCGGAACGAGCCGATTCGGGTGCTGCGCGACAACATCGTCATCTTCGAAGGCGAACTCGAGTCGTTGCGGCGTTTCAAGGACGACGTCAACGAAGTGCGCATGGGCACGGAGTGTGGCATCGCTGTGAAGAACTACGAGGTCAAGGCCGGCGATCAGATCGAGGTCTTCGTGCGCAAGTCAGTCGCTCGGACCTTGTAACCCGGACGTCATGGTCGATAAAACCCGGCAGTACCGCATCGGTGATCAGATCCAGCGGGAGCTGTCCCAGCTGATCCGCGATGCGGTGCGGGACCCCCGTATATCGCCCATGACCACGGTGTCGGGCGTGGAGGTCACGTCCGACCTGTCGCTCGCCCGGGTGTACGTGACTGTCATTGGCGACGGCGGTCGTGACACGCTCGAGGGCTTGATCGCGGCAAGCGGTTTTCTCCGCAAGCAGGTCGGTTCGCGCGTGCAATTGCGATCGGTTCCGGCCTTGCGGTTCTACCTCGACGAGACTGCTGAACGCGCCGAGACCCTCAACCGAGCGATCGCTGAGGCGCGGGCGCAGGACGCCAGACTCGGGCCGGTGGATCACCCGGACGAAGACAACCCGGCCGGTGACGGGGCAGGGCACTGATCGATGGGACGCCGTCGGCGGTTCCGCGGGCGCGCGCTCAACGGTGTGTTGTTGCTCGACAAACCCGCGGACCGCAGTTCCAACGCGGCCATGCAACGGGCCCGCGTGCTGTTCGACGCCGTCAAGGCGGGACACGGCGGCAACCTCGACCCGCTCGCCTCGGGCATGCTCCCGATCCTGTTCGGCGAGTCGACTAAGTTCGCCGGTGGACTGCTCGACGCTGACAAGCAATACCTGACGACCGCCGCGCTCGGCTCCCGCTCGACCACGGGCGACCTCGAGGGCGAGCCGTTCGATCACCAAGTCGTGCCCGATGACATCGTCGAGCGGGTGGCCACCGTGCTGCCGCGTTTCATCGGCCGGATCGCGCAAACACCGCCGATGCACTCGGCGATCAAGCAGGAAGGTGTACCGCTCTACGAGCTGGCGCGCGCTGGCGTCACCGTGCCGCGACCGCAGCGCCAGGTGATCATCCACGCACTCGAATCACTCTCGTGCGACGGCGATAGCCTGACGCTGCGTGTGCGGTGTTCGAAAGGCACCTACATTCGCACCCTGGTTGAAGACCTCGGTGAAGCGCTGGGCTGCAACGCGCACGTTCGCGCCTTACGGCGGGAATGGGTGCATCCCTTCGATACCAGCGCGATGGTCTCGCTCGACGCGATCGAGGCAGCGCGCGATGCGGGACCGCCCGAGTCGCTGGATGCCTTCCTGCTGCCGATTGACAGCGCCTTGGTCGAGCTGCCGGTCTACGAGCTTGGCAGTGACGCCGATCGCGCCGTGTTCCAGCACGGCAACCTGCTCGACATCGACAACCCCCCGGTCGCGGACGGGTGCCCGTTTCGCGTTTACCACGGGGGTGATTTTCTCGGTGTCGCTCTCTGCCGGAACGGGCGCCTGCGTCCCACGCGCCTGCTCAGGCGACCGACCGCCTAACTGCGGGGGACAAGGTGCCAGACGCGTTCGGTCACGGCCACGTGCCCCTTCAGGCCGGTGGGGTCGAACGCGGTGTGCAGCACGTGGCAGTGATACCGCGCGGCGTAGAATACCTCGACCTGGTTCGTCGA
This Pseudomonadota bacterium DNA region includes the following protein-coding sequences:
- the infB gene encoding translation initiation factor IF-2, encoding MAETTVKQLADTVGTPVERLLDQLRDAGVEKQGASDAISAEEKSKLLVHLQKSRGGEAGASKRITLKRKSVNTLKVGGGGAKKTVNVEVRGKRTYVKRTADADPAVEADNADRALSIREQRERDERELAELDRKRLAAEEAKREEEAARRRAREDARTPAEEAVAADADASATAASDAEAKAAPAPAPAQPAQPAVSIADVEAAALADSSGNKKAVAAKTGDRNRGPDKRGRRDGGSDRGSSRRKPGVSVRDRGGRNRPRRGALRTADMETRHGFEKPVAPVVRDVIVPETITVANLADRMSIKAAQVIRTLMGMGVMATINQVLDHDTALLIVEEMGHKAVSQSDESIEQEITAKLVGELGAEEARPPVVTVMGHVDHGKTSLLDYIRKTKVTTGEAGGITQHIGAYHVTTDQGVITFLDTPGHAAFTSMRARGAQATDIVILVVAADDGVMPQTIEAIQHARAADVPLIVAVNKMDKPEADPDRVRNELSQHEVISEEWGGDTIFKGVSALTGDGIDELLEAVSLQAELLELKAPALGRAQGTVIEATLDRGRGPVATVLVQAGLLSRGDIVVCGTAYGRVRALFNEAGEQVESAGPSIPVQILGLSGTPGAGDPMQAAADDRDARELVDLRRERERNLRLAERKPASMEDIFSMVKSGETPTLNVLIKTDVQGSFEALRDALEKLSTEEVNIRVVGGGVGGINGTDASLAAASKALLIGFNVRADASARDVIQEQGIELNYYSVIYEAIDMVRQVGSGLLKPDVQEQIIGLAEVKDVFRSPKFGQAAGCIVVDGVVRRNEPIRVLRDNIVIFEGELESLRRFKDDVNEVRMGTECGIAVKNYEVKAGDQIEVFVRKSVARTL
- the rbfA gene encoding 30S ribosome-binding factor RbfA, with the translated sequence MVDKTRQYRIGDQIQRELSQLIRDAVRDPRISPMTTVSGVEVTSDLSLARVYVTVIGDGGRDTLEGLIAASGFLRKQVGSRVQLRSVPALRFYLDETAERAETLNRAIAEARAQDARLGPVDHPDEDNPAGDGAGH
- the truB gene encoding tRNA pseudouridine(55) synthase TruB; amino-acid sequence: MGRRRRFRGRALNGVLLLDKPADRSSNAAMQRARVLFDAVKAGHGGNLDPLASGMLPILFGESTKFAGGLLDADKQYLTTAALGSRSTTGDLEGEPFDHQVVPDDIVERVATVLPRFIGRIAQTPPMHSAIKQEGVPLYELARAGVTVPRPQRQVIIHALESLSCDGDSLTLRVRCSKGTYIRTLVEDLGEALGCNAHVRALRREWVHPFDTSAMVSLDAIEAARDAGPPESLDAFLLPIDSALVELPVYELGSDADRAVFQHGNLLDIDNPPVADGCPFRVYHGGDFLGVALCRNGRLRPTRLLRRPTA